From the Nematostella vectensis chromosome 7, jaNemVect1.1, whole genome shotgun sequence genome, the window TAGTGCTTCCGGGTAGAAACCAAGCAGTATCAAATGGGCACGTGATCGTCCGCTTCACTTCCTCTGATCATACTGCGCTCCAACACGTCACAACTTTAtgaaccacaggaaacccgatcaGCTATCACCGCGCAGGTGCATTCTGGGAGAAGGTAAGGTCTGGTGAAAATTTGGCCCAAAGACTCTGGAAATTCCCGGCCAAACACCATGCCTAGCGTCGGCATTGTAAAGCTATTCACTATATGTAATAGAAAATAACCAACGTTGATTTGCAAGGTGTAGAAGCTGCAGCTCCGAGTTCGATGTATCGTAAATACGAACATTCCTAAAGCCGGAAGTGATTCTAAATATATGCAAAATAGGACTGTTTTATACAATTAAGATACAAACTATTTTGAAGATGTAAAGAAATAGTTTAAAGATTGCTTTTAAGATGGCTGGGACTAGAAGCAGGCCTCTTTCCGCCGATGTTAGCCACAACTCGCTGGTTTACGAGAAATTAATAGGGAAAGGATCCTACGGCGAAGTATGGCGTGCCCGATGGAAAGGAACTTGCGTCGCTGCAAAAAGAAtccacaacattttttttgaaatagatTATGGACAAGAAGTTCGTGATCATTATGTGCAAGAATTTCGGCGTGAATGGGAGGTGCTAAGGACTCTAAAACACCCTAACATTGTCGAAATGCAAACTGTGTTGTTCCCGCCTAATCGGTCACCAGTTATAATTACTGAACTGCTATCATGTGACTTAGAATGCTACATCAGGGAGTCAACCTCTTCTCCTAAAATTCTCCCAGATGATTGCATTTCCATAGCTCTTGGTATAGCCCAGGGTTTGAAATACTTGCATAATTTAGAACCTGCTATTGTGCACCGAGATCTtgctaccaaaaatattttactcACTAAAGACAAGAGACCCAAGATAGCAGACCTGGGAGTTGCAAAAGTGTTTGCATCAGGCAAAGATATGGATGCTACTGTAGTACCAGGGACTCCACTCTATGCTGCCCCAGAGATGTACCCAATGAATCATGGGAAAGGAGCTGCGGGCGAAGTCAAGTATGGCCCTAAAGTTGACATTTTCTCATTTGGAGCTGTTGTTTTGGCTATGATTGTGGGCCATGAGCCTGTTGTTTGGCCACTCACTCCTATAAAAGGTATGAATTAAGTTTGATTTTCATTCCAAACATATGTTTCCTTTATCTAAATGGTCTATGGGAGACAAGGTACCGTAGGAACAGAGGTTGTTAGGCTAAAGTCTAAAATAATAAACCACGGAATATCCTCTAATTTGGTTGAAATGTGTTTTGTTCGCGACACGCTCCCAATGTTTGATTAGAAAATCCTGACAAGTTACATTGCATAATCTGAACTGCTACCCCATGTTGCACCAACAGTCCCCAACATGCTATCAAAAATATGCCTGAATTAAAGAAATAATGGGGCATGCATATAACAAAAAATTCATGTTTTCCAATTTGTGATGCACCTAGTAATAAAGCAGCTGTCAAAATGTTCAATTGCCTAGATATGTCTGCAAAATCCACTAAGTAGAGGTGGGAAAAgtactttttaaaaatattttatgtgtaccagggttttttttattgaggtAAAAGCAGGAAGTTGCTAGTTTATCTGTCAGGAGGACATTATTATTTACACTTATTTGCCGTCATCCTCGggcaaacacaaaaaaactcCGAAACTTGCAAAATCAAGCCATAATCCATTGTCTGACTCTCATGAACATATATGCCAGTGTATGAATAAGTTGTACCTTGATTTTCTGAAGAAGTCGGCAAAGATTCGTTTGACACCACAACAAAATAGGGGTCCTGCACTGGGGCCATTACACTCGCTCAGTTTATATCTGCTAACCATCATATTTATCTCATCAGATAATCGTAAGATTAGTGAGTTGGTGCGGCGTAAGAAGGACCTAGAAGTAATGGGACAGCACATACTAAGACCTCTAGTGGTGAGCTGTCTCAAGGATAACAGTAGATCCAGGCCAGATGCTGCAAGTCTTGTCAAGCAGCTTCCATGCTATGGTAATCAAATGAAATCTCAGAAGAACTGCAGCTATGCTGGGCCATCTGCATTGACCGAGAAGCCCACACTTGTGCGCCCACGTGCAAGCAGACAAATCACAACTTGTGAAATACCTGATGTAGACTTTGAGATAATTTCTAGGCAGCCAAACTGGGATTATGAGTTTAAAACGCTTATCATTGGTAATTCTGGTGTTGGGAAGTCTTGCTTGGTTAACAAACTTAAGAACCCACATTTTGATCTCAAATTTGTGACATCCACTGTGAGTATGAATGATATTTTTTGGGAGTATTTCTTAtatgacaataaaaaaataaaactaactATTGGAGACACGGCTGGCCAGGAGAgatattttagtattttgcCAGCATACTTTCGTGGAGTGCAAGgtgtgtttcttgtttttgacATCACAGTTGAAATAACATTTTTGCAACTACATCGCTGGATTGATCTTGCAAGAACAACAAGTGGCGCTGACAGCAATATTCAGTTGATTTTGGTTGGTAACAAAAAAGACATGGAGGATAACAGGGCTGTTACCTACTCCAGAGCTAAAGAGTTTGCAGCAATGAATGGTTTCCCATACATTGAGACAAGTGCTAAAGATGTGGACAGTTTGATGGATATGTTCAAAAAGATGCTCCAGCTTTTGGTTCATGCAGTGGATATAAATGATATACAGGTACAAATTCCTGCCGAGATGAGTCAGAGCAGAATTGTTGTACAACAGCCATCTCATCAAAACAATTCAAAATGCAAGTGTAAAGGATCATAAcactaaatttttttttgaaattgaAATTTAAGGACTCTCCAAACTACCTTTATTTTTCCCTGATAGTTATTTGTGATGATGTCCAACCAGGGACACATGGAACCCAGGATGCTCCTCAGAAGGGGCCAGAAGGGGATTTTTTGGAGGTGATGTCAATGGGCTGTCAAAAAGAAACTCTCTATACTTGTTCTCAGTGAGCTTACATAGTAGCATGAGTTGATTGGCCGGATTAAGTTTGTTGCCCCTTTGGGGGGCTCAAATATAGTTTTTCAATCAACAGCCCCAATGAATGTGAGaatatatttattaaaatCAGTTGTTAGTTAATAGAAATatcactattatcattattacttttattattattttcaccACAAATGCAAGCATGCAAAAATGTTTTAGTTACAGtagatttttattgtttatatcGAATGTGTAAATAGATTAGAATATTAACTCTTCCCCATATTATTGAATAGTTAGAATTATTAACTAATGTAGAATAAGTAGCTTTCTCTTATTACAtgcacatatatatatatgatccAAATAGTCTCTAATGCTAATGCTTTTTGGAGTTCACTTTCCCCATACATGTACCTGTTTCTGAGatcatttttcaaaaaaaaaaaaattgtgttgTTTATTACGTCTTTGCACGACAATGCTTTTGGTCTTACCGTAGTGAttcaaataagcgccccctcgaCTTCGAATTTTGGATTAAGCGCCCCCAACCCCCACCCTCCTAAAAATAGATCTCAACGAAAGCAACACTTGAAAATTGTAAAACTTCATTTAATTTACACTGATTCTATAACACAGGTCAACTTATCATCTCTTCAACTTTCAGTTTATCCCAGATAAAGTTTTGTTCTACATCTGTTCAGAAGCTGGAAATAAAATAAGCGCCCgctccccaataagcgcccccctcTCACTACCCCCCTCCAACACCCGAAATTATTACGGTATACTAGCTAGCACCCTTTCCCGTTAAACCTTGCATTCGTTAGATTAGTCAACACAACAAGCAGGCTAGCCTTACGCATCAGCCGGATCGGCCGCTTCAGTTTCGGGTTCCCTGTGCGCCCTCATATGTAACATTGTTTCTAAAATTGCCAAATCCGCGATGATTTGACCCGAAATTATCTTTTGTGCGCGTATGGTAAGCGCATggagtttttctttttccccaTTAGCCATTAGGACACATTTTCGACAAAAATCATGTGCCACGAATTGTGTTCGTCATTTACACTCGATCGACAGTAATACTTGTTCGAAATAATGATGTTCCTTACAAAAGGGTACGTTCATATGGGGTGCCCGCTTTTACCTTTAGCGGAAAGTTGCCTGTAATCTCGAgtataaaataaatgtcttTGTTAACACATGTCGCACTCGATTAAAGTATTTTATGTTCCTCTTCTTTGTTAGACTTTAGCCTGACCCCAAACAAAACCACGATCCCAATATTAGCCAATAACGCACAAATCATCAAATTCAAGCTTTTTGAGTATACATCGACGTGTAGATGCTTTAGaatgggttccctgtggatCATCTCTAGCTCCATCGCCGTATATTGGTCAGCAACACCGAGTGCGGTGAAAATATGGAGAAAATTATGGCTATGC encodes:
- the LOC5504177 gene encoding rasGEF domain-containing serine/threonine-protein kinase X yields the protein MAGTRSRPLSADVSHNSLVYEKLIGKGSYGEVWRARWKGTCVAAKRIHNIFFEIDYGQEVRDHYVQEFRREWEVLRTLKHPNIVEMQTVLFPPNRSPVIITELLSCDLECYIRESTSSPKILPDDCISIALGIAQGLKYLHNLEPAIVHRDLATKNILLTKDKRPKIADLGVAKVFASGKDMDATVVPGTPLYAAPEMYPMNHGKGAAGEVKYGPKVDIFSFGAVVLAMIVGHEPVVWPLTPIKDNRKISELVRRKKDLEVMGQHILRPLVVSCLKDNSRSRPDAASLVKQLPCYGNQMKSQKNCSYAGPSALTEKPTLVRPRASRQITTCEIPDVDFEIISRQPNWDYEFKTLIIGNSGVGKSCLVNKLKNPHFDLKFVTSTVSMNDIFWEYFLYDNKKIKLTIGDTAGQERYFSILPAYFRGVQGVFLVFDITVEITFLQLHRWIDLARTTSGADSNIQLILVGNKKDMEDNRAVTYSRAKEFAAMNGFPYIETSAKDVDSLMDMFKKMLQLLVHAVDINDIQVQIPAEMSQSRIVVQQPSHQNNSKCKCKGS